The following proteins are encoded in a genomic region of Dyadobacter sp. UC 10:
- the cobN gene encoding cobaltochelatase subunit CobN: MTTKRQRITRSDGKAINLVQRRGHLSYCYNACCCGRVDRGYDAVPVELYKSEWLRRKLRNVVHMTKGGCLGPCTLANVVTLLFDGHSVWFHSINNDWQIIAIFDYIESMVKADRYLVPPADLAEYVFQFYTWKGSETATISGQPAIPTEGIVFMTHADTDLLTLSRAMETLPDDFPKTMGISLLAVKSDEQMAQLLARELAEAQIIVIRIHGRLSSIPGYGELVRLAKERQQHLIIVSGTGELNPDFAAVSTVSPDILQETLNYLQAGGYINFTSLLCYLSDHLLMTGFGAEPALQLPEHGIYHPDLPENAAMTDWLKYKDPALPTVALTFYRAHWISGNTHFVDAMVRSLENGNVNVLPVFTSSLKSADPVTGKPLAFQYFVDEGVKVDVLINTISFAMTDIQPVGTISKPVAALTNLDVPVLQAITSGMSRGPWETSARGLNPLDTAMNVAIPEFDGRIITVPVSFKEKGKETKGYEPLENRVERVTGLAIRFARLRHLKNAQKRIAFIFTNSNTKASQIGNAVGLDAPASLMNMLHAMQAEGYQIKKLPATGNELIHTLIDRCSYDHNYLTNEQLANAAGHVPVQQYQRWFDELPDQIKQKIVKQWGPAPGETFVHDKQIVLAGLDLGNAFVALQPPRGYGMDPDAIYHQPDLPPTHHYYALYRWLRDSWGADAIVHVGKHGTLEWLPGKGIGLSENCFPDALLGDMPLFYPFIINDPGEGSQAKRRAHAVIIDHLTPPMTSADSYGELAQLTQLVDEYYQVESLDPSKLPLLQRQIWELIRQTNLDTDLSVMLARDHGDHKHDWDDEMTPEGVPVSLTEMDGKDIAHLIEDIDGYLCELGAAQIRNGLHTLGEMPTGDTLADMLQSLTRLQNGPVPGLQSEIAAIFDLELNDILARKGEKLGLVSALFETLAGRKIVTGADALEVIDALSSHLFRLLEYYNFRQDSIDRVLFETLSITSKHSGFSDIKAILEFVCHELVPNLARTDEEITNLLHGLSGGYVPAGPSGAPTRGMAHILPTGRNFYAVDPRVLPSKAAWEVGQQLAREVLERHLKETGRYPESVGISIWGTSAMRTHGDDVAEVLALLGVRPVWQAESRRITGVEVIALAELGRPRIDVTTRISGFFRDAFPHLIDLMDEAVQLVIALDEPLEDNFIRKHYLKDLSELQKDNNLAIEEAEEKAGYRIFGAAPGTYGAGILPLIDERNWHSDADLAKAYVNWGGYAYSKNAQGVDARSEFRQRLAGVEVALHNQDNREHDIFDSDDYLQFHGGMIATIRNLTGQQPRHYFGDSQNPAQPVVRDLKEETLRVFRSRVINPKWIESIKKHGYKGGLELTATVDYIFGYDATANVVDDWMYEKLAQTYALDPQMQQFFEESNPWALNAIAERLLEAVQRGMWESPSGVALEGLKDLYLKSEALLEVRAE; the protein is encoded by the coding sequence ATGACAACCAAACGCCAGCGAATAACACGTTCTGACGGAAAAGCGATTAACCTTGTGCAGCGACGGGGGCATTTGTCGTATTGTTACAATGCCTGCTGCTGCGGGCGGGTGGATCGGGGTTATGATGCTGTTCCCGTGGAATTGTACAAAAGTGAGTGGCTGCGCAGAAAGCTCCGCAATGTGGTGCACATGACCAAAGGCGGCTGTTTGGGCCCGTGCACGCTGGCAAATGTCGTGACATTGCTTTTCGACGGACATTCGGTTTGGTTTCATTCCATCAATAATGACTGGCAGATCATCGCCATTTTTGATTACATCGAAAGCATGGTCAAGGCGGACCGCTATCTTGTTCCGCCTGCCGACCTGGCCGAATATGTATTTCAGTTTTACACCTGGAAAGGTTCGGAAACAGCCACGATCAGCGGGCAGCCGGCCATACCGACGGAAGGAATCGTTTTCATGACCCATGCCGATACGGATTTGCTGACATTGAGCCGCGCGATGGAAACATTGCCGGATGATTTTCCTAAAACCATGGGTATCAGCCTGCTGGCTGTGAAAAGTGATGAGCAAATGGCGCAGTTGCTGGCCCGTGAACTGGCAGAAGCACAGATCATTGTGATCCGGATTCACGGCCGGCTGAGTAGTATTCCGGGTTATGGTGAGTTGGTCAGGCTGGCGAAGGAGCGGCAGCAGCACCTGATTATTGTCAGCGGAACCGGAGAGCTGAATCCCGACTTTGCAGCTGTCTCAACGGTTTCACCGGACATTTTGCAGGAAACTCTAAATTATCTGCAGGCAGGCGGGTACATCAATTTTACATCGCTATTGTGCTATTTGTCAGACCATTTGCTAATGACCGGCTTTGGCGCTGAACCTGCGTTGCAATTACCGGAACACGGCATATATCATCCGGATCTTCCTGAAAATGCAGCTATGACAGACTGGCTGAAATACAAAGATCCCGCGCTTCCGACCGTCGCGCTCACATTCTACCGCGCACATTGGATCAGCGGAAATACGCATTTTGTGGACGCGATGGTCCGTTCGCTGGAAAACGGGAATGTAAATGTACTGCCTGTTTTTACATCGTCACTGAAATCAGCCGATCCGGTTACGGGTAAGCCGCTTGCATTTCAATATTTTGTTGATGAGGGAGTTAAGGTCGATGTTTTGATCAATACGATCTCATTTGCTATGACCGATATTCAGCCCGTGGGAACGATCAGCAAGCCGGTAGCAGCACTGACAAACCTGGATGTGCCTGTTTTACAGGCGATCACCAGCGGAATGAGCCGGGGGCCGTGGGAAACGTCAGCGCGTGGACTGAACCCGCTCGATACCGCCATGAATGTGGCGATCCCGGAATTTGACGGCCGGATTATTACCGTTCCGGTTTCATTTAAAGAAAAAGGAAAGGAAACAAAAGGTTATGAGCCGCTTGAAAACAGGGTTGAAAGAGTAACGGGTCTGGCAATCCGTTTTGCGCGGTTGAGACATTTGAAAAATGCACAGAAACGCATCGCATTCATTTTTACCAACTCCAATACGAAAGCATCGCAGATTGGAAATGCAGTAGGGCTGGACGCACCGGCCTCGCTGATGAATATGCTGCACGCAATGCAGGCGGAGGGTTACCAGATCAAAAAGCTTCCCGCGACAGGCAATGAATTGATCCATACATTGATCGATCGATGTTCTTATGACCATAATTATCTGACCAACGAACAACTCGCGAATGCTGCCGGACATGTGCCGGTTCAGCAATATCAGAGGTGGTTTGATGAACTTCCTGATCAGATTAAACAAAAGATAGTGAAACAATGGGGGCCTGCGCCGGGCGAAACATTTGTCCACGACAAACAAATCGTATTGGCGGGGCTGGATCTTGGCAATGCGTTCGTGGCATTGCAGCCGCCGCGCGGATACGGCATGGATCCGGACGCCATCTATCACCAGCCCGACTTGCCTCCAACGCACCATTATTATGCGCTATATCGCTGGCTGCGTGACAGTTGGGGTGCCGATGCGATCGTACATGTGGGCAAGCACGGAACCCTGGAATGGTTGCCGGGAAAAGGTATTGGTTTGTCGGAAAACTGCTTCCCTGACGCGTTGCTGGGTGACATGCCGCTTTTCTATCCCTTTATTATCAACGACCCGGGAGAAGGTTCTCAGGCTAAAAGGCGGGCACATGCAGTGATCATCGACCATCTTACGCCGCCCATGACCTCTGCTGACAGTTATGGTGAATTGGCGCAACTGACACAATTGGTGGACGAATATTATCAGGTCGAAAGTCTGGATCCTTCCAAATTGCCGCTGCTGCAAAGGCAGATCTGGGAATTAATCCGGCAAACGAACCTCGATACCGATCTTTCCGTCATGCTCGCCCGCGATCATGGCGACCATAAGCACGATTGGGACGATGAAATGACCCCTGAGGGAGTGCCGGTAAGCCTGACCGAAATGGATGGAAAAGATATTGCGCATTTGATTGAAGACATAGACGGCTATCTGTGTGAGCTGGGGGCTGCACAGATCCGAAACGGTTTGCATACCCTGGGAGAAATGCCCACAGGCGATACATTGGCCGATATGCTGCAATCGCTCACCCGTTTGCAGAATGGACCGGTGCCTGGATTGCAGTCGGAAATCGCGGCGATATTTGACCTTGAACTAAACGATATTCTTGCCAGAAAAGGGGAGAAGCTTGGTTTAGTAAGTGCTCTTTTTGAGACCCTCGCAGGCAGGAAAATCGTAACCGGCGCTGACGCTTTGGAGGTGATCGATGCGCTGAGTAGCCACCTTTTCAGGCTTTTGGAATACTACAATTTTAGGCAGGATTCCATTGATCGGGTGCTATTTGAAACACTAAGCATTACATCGAAACATTCCGGTTTTTCTGATATAAAAGCCATTCTGGAATTTGTTTGCCATGAGTTGGTTCCCAATCTGGCGCGGACGGATGAGGAAATTACGAACCTGCTTCACGGGCTTTCAGGCGGTTATGTGCCGGCTGGCCCAAGCGGCGCTCCTACGCGTGGAATGGCGCATATACTGCCAACCGGGCGCAATTTCTATGCGGTCGATCCCCGGGTACTGCCCTCGAAGGCGGCGTGGGAAGTGGGACAGCAGCTCGCGCGGGAAGTCCTGGAAAGGCATTTGAAAGAAACTGGGCGATACCCGGAAAGCGTCGGCATCAGCATTTGGGGTACCAGCGCGATGCGCACGCATGGGGACGATGTTGCGGAGGTACTGGCTCTACTAGGCGTTCGTCCGGTTTGGCAGGCAGAAAGCAGAAGGATTACGGGCGTCGAGGTAATTGCATTGGCGGAGCTTGGCCGTCCGCGCATTGATGTTACCACGCGCATCAGCGGTTTTTTTCGTGATGCATTTCCGCATTTGATCGATTTGATGGATGAAGCGGTGCAGCTGGTCATCGCACTTGACGAACCGCTTGAAGACAATTTTATTCGAAAACACTATTTAAAAGATTTATCGGAACTCCAAAAGGACAATAATCTGGCGATTGAGGAAGCCGAGGAAAAAGCGGGTTACCGGATATTTGGCGCAGCTCCCGGCACCTACGGGGCGGGAATTTTGCCGCTGATCGATGAACGGAACTGGCATTCGGATGCGGATCTGGCCAAAGCTTATGTCAACTGGGGAGGATATGCCTACTCGAAAAATGCGCAGGGCGTGGATGCCAGAAGTGAGTTCAGGCAGCGGCTTGCGGGTGTGGAAGTGGCGCTGCACAACCAGGATAACCGCGAACACGACATTTTTGACAGTGACGATTACCTGCAATTTCACGGGGGCATGATCGCCACGATCCGCAATCTGACGGGCCAGCAGCCAAGGCATTATTTCGGCGATTCCCAAAATCCGGCGCAGCCTGTCGTGCGCGATTTGAAAGAAGAAACATTACGAGTTTTCAGGTCGCGGGTTATTAATCCGAAATGGATCGAAAGCATTAAGAAGCACGGCTATAAAGGCGGATTGGAACTTACGGCGACGGTCGATTATATTTTTGGCTACGATGCGACGGCGAATGTGGTAGACGACTGGATGTACGAAAAATTGGCGCAAACCTACGCGCTGGACCCGCAAATGCAGCAGTTTTTTGAAGAAAGCAACCCCTGGGCGCTCAACGCGATTGCTGAAAGATTGCTTGAAGCAGTACAGCGGGGCATGTGGGAATCGCCTTCCGGGGTGGCTCTGGAAGGTTTGAAAGATTTGTATCTCAAAAGTGAGGCGTTACTGGAAGTGCGGGCTGAATAA
- a CDS encoding cobyric acid synthase, translated as MEDSNNGKLRPIMFVGTGSDVGKSVITAGFCRIFKQDGYQPAPFKAQNMSLNSYVTADGLELGRAQAVQAEAAGIPCLSDMNPVLLKPTSDRSSQVVLNGKPVGNQSAYEYFMANDRRELFESVKQAFDRLSASYHPIVLEGAGSISELNLKHRDITNLRMAAHAGAATYLIGDIDRGGVFGSIYGTIALLTEEEKACMKGIIINKFRGDGRLFEDGKRMLEDLTGLPVVGMLPYFRDIHIEQEDSVSLQAKYRTSVKGSVNVAVILLRRLSNFTDFDRLENDPRVNLFYTNEPDEIAKADIVIIPGSKNTIDDMLFIKNNGVAKAITEAHKSGKTVIGICGGYQMMGERIMDPYHVEGTIESIPGLGILPVSTTLQAEKTTLQCQFRFREEDGVAFGYEIHMGETTASGKGNAVAKLSDGREDGYYLNHKTWGTYLHGVLDNDHVIAQVLQSYTSERIDNELSFEQFKELQYDKLADLIRANVDMESIYKTLKN; from the coding sequence ATGGAAGACAGTAATAACGGAAAACTGCGGCCGATTATGTTTGTAGGAACCGGCTCAGATGTAGGGAAAAGCGTGATAACAGCCGGTTTTTGCAGGATTTTTAAACAGGATGGATATCAGCCCGCACCATTTAAAGCACAAAATATGTCGCTGAACAGCTATGTCACGGCCGACGGCCTGGAGCTCGGACGCGCGCAGGCTGTGCAGGCCGAGGCGGCTGGTATTCCATGTTTGTCGGACATGAACCCGGTTCTTTTGAAGCCGACCAGCGATAGGTCCTCACAGGTGGTTTTGAACGGGAAACCGGTTGGTAATCAGTCAGCTTACGAGTATTTTATGGCAAATGACCGCCGCGAGTTGTTCGAATCTGTGAAACAGGCATTCGACCGGCTTTCAGCAAGCTATCATCCGATCGTATTGGAAGGGGCGGGGAGTATTTCTGAGCTAAACCTGAAACACCGGGACATTACCAACCTGCGCATGGCCGCCCACGCCGGCGCCGCCACTTATCTGATCGGCGACATTGACCGGGGAGGTGTTTTTGGCAGTATCTACGGGACAATTGCTTTGCTTACCGAGGAGGAAAAAGCATGCATGAAGGGCATTATCATCAATAAATTCAGAGGCGACGGGCGGTTGTTCGAAGATGGAAAACGGATGCTGGAAGACCTCACGGGCTTACCGGTGGTGGGCATGTTACCTTATTTCCGGGACATTCACATTGAGCAGGAGGATTCGGTTTCGCTCCAAGCCAAATACAGGACTTCGGTAAAGGGCAGTGTAAATGTGGCTGTGATTCTTTTGCGGCGGCTCTCCAATTTTACTGATTTCGACAGGCTGGAAAATGACCCGAGGGTCAACCTGTTTTACACCAACGAACCCGATGAAATTGCAAAAGCAGACATTGTGATCATTCCGGGCAGCAAAAACACGATTGATGATATGCTGTTTATTAAAAATAATGGTGTGGCAAAAGCGATTACGGAGGCGCATAAATCTGGGAAGACGGTGATAGGGATCTGCGGTGGATACCAGATGATGGGCGAGCGGATTATGGATCCGTATCATGTTGAAGGAACGATAGAAAGTATTCCCGGGCTTGGCATTTTGCCGGTGAGTACCACGCTGCAAGCTGAGAAAACGACCTTGCAATGTCAGTTTAGGTTTCGGGAAGAGGATGGCGTTGCGTTCGGTTACGAGATTCACATGGGTGAAACGACTGCTTCTGGCAAAGGCAATGCAGTTGCGAAATTGTCGGACGGTCGGGAAGACGGTTATTATTTAAACCATAAAACCTGGGGAACTTACCTGCACGGCGTGCTTGACAATGATCATGTGATCGCACAGGTGCTTCAATCTTACACATCGGAACGGATTGATAATGAGCTAAGTTTTGAGCAATTTAAAGAGTTGCAATACGATAAGCTGGCGGATCTGATCCGCGCAAATGTGGATATGGAATCGATTTACAAAACCCTCAAAAACTAG
- a CDS encoding magnesium chelatase subunit D family protein gives MSDQYPFSAIVGQHKLKQALLLCAVNPAIGGVLIKGEKGTAKTTAARGLAAVMPFMAGDGSETTVDIPVPFVDLPLGASEDRVIGSLDIAAMVSEKKQKLLPGLLASAHRGILYVDEVNLLSDHLVDILLDVSASGVNTVQREGLSVSHPSRFVLIGTMNPEEGNLRPQFLDRFGLMVEVEAQQDISERTEVVKRRIAFEHNPDQFHAHWSGAQQALKTQITNAKNLLPSVAMPEGLLTLISQLCIEWSVASLRADIVLYKTATTIAALANRKVVNADDIRKATGLVLMHRRGKKPFEQKQNDTQAQTNGTPENRDSQPENNQIDQQKTQEVRSGSNDSRDECGEGNCPSNATEQVFMPGVFNKIPEINLDKTVFSPELNAGRRKKTLDMPKGFQVGAEKFAGGSLAVSETVRNALVRDPDQLEIRSEDLYQKVKSGKTGHLILFVVDASGSMAAGKRMEAVKGSVLALLQDAYQKRDRVGVIAFRGVEAEVLLEPTRSIEFAEETMKSLPTGGRTPLAHAMKVALELIQSQPVDTKPMLIVLSDGKANVPLAGGGDPWQQTLQLAAAIGEMQLKCLVLDTENGYLRLGRAAELANALKGEYLSLDDLTTETITETINATIHGRQ, from the coding sequence ATGAGTGATCAATATCCATTTTCTGCGATAGTTGGACAGCATAAATTGAAGCAGGCTTTACTGCTTTGCGCGGTCAATCCTGCGATTGGCGGGGTGCTGATCAAGGGTGAAAAAGGTACGGCCAAAACAACGGCAGCGAGAGGATTGGCGGCGGTAATGCCCTTTATGGCCGGAGACGGGTCAGAAACGACGGTTGACATTCCGGTTCCTTTTGTCGATTTGCCGCTGGGAGCTTCGGAGGATCGCGTGATAGGAAGTCTGGACATCGCGGCCATGGTGTCGGAGAAAAAGCAAAAGCTGCTTCCGGGCCTGCTCGCAAGTGCACACCGGGGGATTTTATATGTGGACGAGGTGAATCTGTTGTCCGATCATCTGGTCGATATTCTACTGGATGTGTCGGCTTCGGGGGTTAACACTGTTCAGCGTGAGGGACTTTCCGTTTCGCACCCTTCGCGTTTTGTGCTTATCGGTACGATGAATCCGGAGGAAGGAAATCTGCGCCCGCAATTTCTTGATCGTTTTGGTTTAATGGTGGAAGTGGAGGCGCAGCAGGACATTTCGGAGCGAACCGAAGTTGTGAAAAGAAGGATTGCTTTTGAGCATAATCCGGATCAGTTCCATGCACATTGGAGCGGCGCACAACAAGCTTTGAAAACGCAGATCACAAATGCTAAAAACCTGCTTCCCTCCGTAGCTATGCCGGAAGGATTGCTGACATTGATCAGCCAGCTTTGCATTGAATGGTCGGTGGCAAGCCTGCGGGCTGATATCGTGCTGTACAAAACCGCAACTACGATCGCCGCACTGGCTAATCGGAAGGTTGTAAACGCCGACGATATCCGCAAAGCAACCGGGCTGGTTTTAATGCACAGGAGGGGAAAAAAGCCTTTTGAACAAAAACAAAATGATACCCAGGCACAAACAAATGGTACACCTGAAAACCGCGATTCTCAGCCTGAAAATAACCAGATAGACCAGCAGAAAACGCAGGAAGTTCGGTCTGGAAGTAACGACAGTAGGGACGAATGCGGTGAAGGAAATTGCCCTTCCAATGCAACAGAACAGGTTTTTATGCCGGGTGTTTTTAACAAAATACCTGAAATCAATTTGGATAAAACCGTTTTTTCACCTGAATTGAATGCTGGCCGCCGCAAGAAAACGCTGGATATGCCTAAGGGTTTTCAGGTTGGTGCAGAGAAGTTTGCTGGCGGCAGTCTGGCGGTTTCGGAAACAGTGCGAAATGCGCTTGTCCGCGATCCCGACCAGCTGGAAATCAGGAGCGAGGATTTGTATCAGAAAGTGAAAAGTGGAAAAACCGGTCATTTGATCCTGTTTGTGGTCGATGCGTCTGGTTCTATGGCGGCGGGAAAAAGGATGGAAGCTGTAAAAGGAAGCGTGCTCGCATTGTTGCAGGATGCTTATCAAAAGCGTGATCGGGTAGGCGTAATCGCTTTCCGCGGCGTGGAAGCGGAAGTGCTTTTGGAGCCGACCCGCAGCATTGAATTCGCCGAGGAAACCATGAAGAGTTTGCCAACTGGAGGAAGAACGCCACTGGCTCACGCTATGAAAGTTGCTTTGGAGTTAATTCAAAGTCAACCGGTTGATACGAAACCGATGCTCATCGTGCTCAGTGACGGAAAGGCCAATGTGCCGCTTGCAGGCGGTGGCGATCCCTGGCAACAGACTTTGCAGCTCGCTGCTGCGATCGGGGAAATGCAGCTTAAATGTTTGGTTCTCGACACAGAAAACGGTTATCTGCGGCTCGGAAGGGCTGCGGAACTGGCAAATGCGCTGAAAGGAGAATATCTGTCGCTCGACGATCTGACGACTGAAACGATCACAGAAACGATCAACGCAACAATCCATGGAAGACAGTAA
- the cbiB gene encoding adenosylcobinamide-phosphate synthase CbiB: MDEALLLIAPLLIGYALDLLLGDPDHWPHPMRLFGNVIALGERKLNQGGYKIWKGAFLAISLVLIVYLILTLLDTVIIELKWLFVLVNSIGVYYGLANKSLISEGRNVFSVLEIGGLEAGRRQLSRIVGRDTAQLDEQQIRIAVFETMSENLSDGVVAPLFYYAIGGLPGMMAYKMVNTMDSMIGYRNPRYEQFGKFAARLDDAANFIPARLTAFLMVLVTGSGRGLQFIFKYGSSHKSPNAGYPEAALAGILNCRFGGPNVYQSVLVNKPFIGENGRIIQVTEIQKVAWINHKVCLLMIVLSCVGTFLVCYR; the protein is encoded by the coding sequence ATGGACGAAGCGCTATTACTGATCGCGCCGCTGCTGATAGGCTATGCGCTGGATCTCCTGCTTGGCGACCCCGATCACTGGCCACATCCGATGCGTTTATTTGGAAATGTAATTGCGCTGGGAGAACGGAAGTTGAATCAAGGCGGATACAAAATCTGGAAAGGCGCGTTCCTGGCCATATCGCTGGTACTGATCGTGTATTTAATTTTAACGCTGTTAGATACTGTCATTATTGAGTTGAAATGGCTGTTTGTCTTGGTTAACAGTATTGGAGTTTACTATGGACTTGCCAATAAAAGCCTGATCTCGGAAGGTCGTAATGTGTTTTCGGTGCTGGAAATTGGTGGCTTGGAAGCGGGGCGCAGGCAGCTCTCCCGGATAGTTGGCCGCGACACGGCTCAATTGGATGAACAGCAGATACGGATCGCAGTATTTGAAACCATGTCCGAAAATTTGAGCGATGGCGTCGTAGCTCCGCTGTTTTACTATGCAATCGGTGGGCTGCCTGGGATGATGGCTTACAAGATGGTCAATACCATGGATTCTATGATAGGTTACCGCAACCCGCGTTATGAGCAGTTTGGCAAGTTTGCCGCGCGGCTGGATGACGCAGCCAACTTTATCCCTGCCCGTTTAACAGCCTTCCTGATGGTGTTGGTGACTGGCAGTGGCAGAGGTTTACAGTTTATTTTCAAATATGGTAGCAGCCATAAAAGTCCGAATGCAGGTTATCCGGAAGCCGCGTTGGCAGGCATTCTCAATTGCCGTTTCGGCGGGCCGAATGTGTATCAGAGCGTGCTGGTAAACAAACCTTTTATTGGGGAGAATGGGCGGATTATTCAAGTGACGGAGATTCAAAAAGTGGCGTGGATCAATCATAAGGTCTGTTTGCTAATGATCGTCCTGTCGTGCGTGGGTACTTTTTTAGTGTGCTACCGTTGA
- a CDS encoding AAA family ATPase encodes MNKIIISGGPGAGKSSLLGGLEKAGFCCIPEVSRKLIRGQVEAGTNMVPWVDLAGFARLCLEEMVRDFEYAGNNGLTFFDRGIPDIIAYLRFGGLDVDHAYLIAAKKYRYACNVFVAPSWEAIYVNDAERWQTFAEANALYFEIKKMYTTLGYHVIELPFASVGERVEFTLTKLEQLEVK; translated from the coding sequence ATGAATAAGATAATAATATCCGGGGGGCCGGGGGCGGGGAAATCCAGCTTGTTGGGTGGTTTGGAAAAGGCCGGTTTTTGCTGTATACCCGAGGTTTCGAGAAAATTGATCCGTGGGCAAGTCGAGGCTGGCACCAATATGGTTCCGTGGGTCGATTTGGCTGGTTTTGCCAGGTTGTGCCTGGAAGAAATGGTGCGTGATTTTGAGTATGCTGGAAATAACGGTTTGACATTTTTCGACCGGGGCATTCCTGACATTATCGCTTACCTGCGCTTTGGCGGCCTGGATGTGGATCATGCATATTTGATAGCAGCTAAAAAATACCGTTATGCCTGCAATGTATTCGTAGCGCCATCCTGGGAGGCCATTTATGTGAATGACGCGGAGCGCTGGCAGACGTTTGCGGAAGCAAATGCCTTGTATTTTGAAATAAAAAAAATGTATACAACGCTGGGCTATCATGTGATTGAGCTGCCGTTTGCCTCCGTCGGGGAACGGGTTGAATTTACTTTAACGAAACTTGAACAACTTGAAGTTAAGTAG
- a CDS encoding pyridoxal phosphate-dependent aminotransferase: MLHGHGDDGYRFGGKISADFSTNVWYGGEPEGLKAHIFEHWADINRYPEVIGESLTAKIASHHDLEKDQLLVTSGTTESIYLIAQLFAGKKTTIVTPSFSEYEDACATYGHEMQFLSWKDALEMPRLKTDVVFICNPNNPTGFTFPDLQFWLRINRQCVFVVDEAFIDFAPSAQSVIGLLDQFDNLVIMRSLTKAYAIPGLRLGYIVTKNEWIDQLLRIRQPWSVNALALAAGHFIFDHFESVQPPFAELLADRVDFVAQLRQNEALEIEDSDTHFFLAKTLIRNAAQLKTFLIDNYQILIRDAGNFRSLTRQHFRLATLSPQKNQLLINALEEWTKRYY; this comes from the coding sequence ATGTTGCACGGGCATGGAGATGATGGTTACCGGTTTGGCGGAAAGATATCGGCGGATTTTAGCACGAATGTTTGGTATGGAGGCGAACCGGAGGGGTTGAAAGCACACATTTTTGAGCATTGGGCAGACATTAACCGGTATCCTGAGGTAATTGGCGAGTCACTCACGGCAAAAATCGCCTCACATCACGACCTCGAAAAAGATCAGCTTCTGGTCACCAGTGGAACGACTGAAAGCATTTATCTCATCGCGCAGCTTTTTGCAGGGAAAAAGACAACGATCGTAACGCCGTCCTTCTCGGAATATGAGGATGCCTGCGCTACTTACGGCCACGAAATGCAGTTTTTGAGCTGGAAAGATGCACTCGAAATGCCCAGGCTGAAAACGGACGTGGTATTTATATGCAACCCCAACAATCCGACAGGCTTCACATTCCCGGACCTGCAATTCTGGCTGCGTATTAATCGCCAATGTGTGTTTGTGGTGGATGAAGCATTCATTGATTTCGCTCCGTCGGCACAATCGGTCATCGGGCTGCTCGATCAGTTTGATAACCTGGTCATTATGCGTTCGCTGACCAAGGCTTATGCGATCCCGGGGTTGCGATTGGGATATATTGTCACTAAAAACGAATGGATTGATCAGTTGCTGCGGATCAGGCAACCGTGGTCTGTGAATGCGTTGGCATTGGCAGCGGGGCATTTTATTTTTGATCATTTTGAGTCGGTTCAGCCGCCTTTTGCGGAATTGCTGGCGGATAGAGTTGATTTTGTCGCTCAGCTCAGACAGAATGAAGCCCTTGAAATTGAGGATAGCGACACCCATTTTTTCCTGGCCAAAACCCTGATTAGGAATGCCGCACAGCTGAAAACGTTTCTGATCGATAACTACCAGATCCTGATCCGGGATGCAGGCAATTTTCGTAGCCTCACCCGGCAGCATTTCAGGCTTGCGACGCTGAGCCCGCAGAAAAATCAATTATTAATTAATGCACTGGAGGAATGGACGAAGCGCTATTACTGA